In the Klebsiella aerogenes KCTC 2190 genome, one interval contains:
- the nadC gene encoding carboxylating nicotinate-nucleotide diphosphorylase encodes MTPRRYSPDRRRDALLERINLDITDAVAQSLREDLGGEVDANNDISAQLLPSDARSHAVVITREDGVFCGKRWVEEVFIQLAGDDVRITWHVADGDTVKADQPLFELDGPSRVLLTGERTALNFVQTLSGVASEVRRYVDLLKGTKTQLLDTRKTLPGLRTALKYAVLCGGGANHRLGLFDAFLIKENHIIASGSVRQAVEKAFWLHPDVPVEVEVETLDELDEALKAGADIIMLDNFTTDLMREAVKRTNGQAALEVSGNVTFDTIREFAETGVDYISVGALTKHVRALDLSMRFR; translated from the coding sequence ATGACGCCTCGTCGCTACAGCCCCGACCGCCGCCGTGACGCGCTGCTGGAACGTATTAATCTCGATATTACCGACGCCGTCGCGCAATCACTACGCGAAGATCTGGGCGGCGAAGTTGACGCTAACAACGATATCAGCGCGCAATTATTGCCATCGGACGCGCGCTCTCACGCCGTCGTTATCACCCGCGAAGATGGGGTATTCTGCGGTAAGCGTTGGGTAGAAGAAGTTTTCATTCAGCTTGCCGGCGACGATGTCCGCATCACCTGGCACGTGGCTGACGGCGATACGGTAAAAGCCGATCAGCCGCTGTTCGAACTGGACGGGCCGTCGCGGGTGCTGCTGACCGGCGAACGCACCGCGCTGAATTTCGTGCAGACCCTCTCCGGGGTAGCAAGCGAAGTACGCCGCTACGTCGACCTGCTCAAAGGCACCAAAACGCAACTGCTTGATACGCGTAAAACGTTACCAGGCCTGCGCACCGCGTTGAAGTATGCGGTGCTGTGCGGCGGCGGCGCGAACCACCGTCTGGGCCTCTTCGACGCTTTCCTGATCAAAGAAAACCATATCATCGCCTCTGGTTCGGTACGTCAGGCGGTGGAAAAAGCCTTCTGGCTGCACCCGGACGTACCGGTGGAAGTCGAAGTCGAAACGCTGGATGAGCTGGATGAAGCGTTAAAAGCCGGCGCTGATATCATCATGCTCGACAATTTCACCACCGACCTGATGCGTGAGGCGGTGAAACGTACCAACGGCCAGGCGGCGCTGGAAGTCTCCGGCAATGTAACCTTCGATACCATTCGCGAATTCGCGGAAACCGGCGTTGACTATATTTCCGTCGGCGCACTCACCAAGCACGTACGGGCCCTCGACCTGTCCATGCGTTTTCGTTAA
- the ampD gene encoding 1,6-anhydro-N-acetylmuramyl-L-alanine amidase AmpD has translation MQLNGGWLVGARRVPSPHHDCRPDDENPSLLVVHNISLPPGEFGGPWIDALFTGTLDADAHPYFAGIAHLRVSAHCLIRRDGEIVQYVPFDKRAWHAGVSSYHGRERCNDFSIGIELEGTDTQAYTEAQYQQLVVITQALIQRYPGIADNITGHCDIAPIRKTDPGPAFDWAKYRGMLAASSHKEIP, from the coding sequence ATGCAGTTGAATGGCGGATGGCTGGTGGGCGCGCGTCGGGTGCCTTCGCCGCATCACGATTGCCGCCCGGACGATGAAAACCCTTCTTTACTGGTGGTACATAATATCAGCCTGCCGCCGGGGGAGTTTGGCGGCCCATGGATTGACGCGCTATTTACCGGTACATTGGATGCCGACGCGCATCCTTACTTCGCCGGGATTGCTCATCTGCGCGTTTCGGCGCATTGTCTGATTCGCCGCGATGGCGAGATAGTCCAGTATGTACCCTTTGATAAGCGCGCATGGCATGCGGGCGTCTCCAGCTATCACGGCCGCGAGCGCTGCAATGATTTTTCGATCGGCATTGAGCTGGAAGGGACGGATACTCAGGCCTACACCGAGGCGCAGTACCAGCAGTTAGTGGTGATTACCCAGGCGCTCATCCAGCGTTATCCTGGTATTGCTGATAATATTACCGGCCATTGCGATATCGCGCCGATACGTAAAACGGATCCCGGCCCGGCCTTTGATTGGGCAAAATACCGCGGTATGTTGGCCGCATCGTCACATAAGGAGATACCATGA
- the ampE gene encoding beta-lactamase regulator AmpE — MTLFTTLLVLIAERLFKLGEHWQLDHRLEVLFRRVKHFSLFGTVLMTVVAVAVVYVIQRLLQGQLFNVPLLVFWILLGLLCIGAGKVRLHYHAYLKAAANNDSHACDSMASELTLIHGVPPGCDRQEYLRELQNALLWINYRYYLAPLFWLVVGGPWGLLTLTAYSVLRAWQTWLARYQTPRHRLQSGIDGILHIVDWVPVRLVGVVYALLGHGEKALPAWFASLGDRHSSQYQVLTRLAQFSLAREPHVDAVETPKAAVSMAKKTSLVVVVIMALLTIYGTLI, encoded by the coding sequence ATGACGTTGTTTACTACGCTGCTGGTTCTCATCGCCGAGCGTCTGTTCAAGCTTGGCGAGCACTGGCAGCTCGATCATCGCCTGGAGGTACTGTTCCGCCGCGTGAAGCATTTCTCGCTGTTCGGCACCGTGCTGATGACCGTCGTCGCGGTGGCGGTGGTATATGTTATTCAACGCCTGCTACAGGGGCAGCTATTTAACGTACCGCTGCTGGTGTTCTGGATTTTGCTTGGCCTGCTGTGTATTGGCGCGGGTAAGGTGCGCCTGCATTATCATGCCTATCTGAAGGCGGCGGCGAACAACGATAGCCACGCCTGCGATTCTATGGCCAGCGAACTAACGCTTATTCACGGCGTGCCGCCGGGCTGCGATCGTCAGGAGTATCTTCGCGAGCTGCAAAACGCACTGCTATGGATCAACTATCGCTACTATCTCGCGCCGCTGTTCTGGCTGGTGGTCGGCGGCCCGTGGGGGCTGTTGACGCTAACCGCTTATAGCGTCCTGCGCGCCTGGCAGACCTGGCTTGCGCGCTATCAGACGCCGCGCCATCGTTTACAGTCCGGCATTGACGGTATTCTGCATATTGTCGATTGGGTGCCGGTGCGCCTGGTTGGCGTGGTATACGCGCTGCTGGGGCACGGCGAAAAAGCGCTGCCTGCGTGGTTTGCCTCGCTAGGCGATCGTCACTCTTCACAGTATCAGGTATTAACTCGTCTGGCCCAGTTCTCATTGGCCCGCGAGCCGCACGTCGATGCGGTTGAGACGCCAAAAGCGGCGGTTTCCATGGCGAAGAAAACCTCGCTGGTGGTGGTGGTGATTATGGCGCTGCTGACCATCTACGGAACGTTGATTTAA
- a CDS encoding family 43 glycosylhydrolase codes for MNNWPNPFIEQRADPFILRHKDHYYFIASVPEYDRLEIRRAATLEGLREVEPVTVWRKPQSGPMSQLIWAPELHPIDGKWYIYFAAAPTHDLDAEGMFQHRMFALECTDSDPLSGRWQEKGQIVTPFDTFALDATTFCHQGKRWYLWAQKDPQIAGNTNLYLAELENPWTLKGAPLMLSKPEFAWECRGFMVNEGPAVLVHGDKLFISYSASATDENYCMGLLWIDREADPLEAENWHKSPQPVFRTSYENRQYGPGHNSFTQTPEGEDVLVYHARNYTEIEGDPLYDPNRHTRLKLVRWQENGMPDFGIPPADTL; via the coding sequence ATGAACAACTGGCCTAACCCCTTTATTGAACAACGCGCGGACCCTTTTATCCTGCGCCATAAAGACCACTACTATTTTATTGCCTCCGTACCGGAATACGATCGGCTGGAGATCCGCCGCGCCGCTACGCTTGAAGGCCTGCGTGAAGTCGAGCCGGTGACCGTCTGGCGCAAGCCGCAAAGCGGTCCGATGAGCCAGCTGATCTGGGCGCCGGAGCTCCACCCCATCGACGGCAAGTGGTATATCTATTTCGCCGCCGCCCCGACCCATGACCTCGACGCCGAGGGGATGTTCCAGCACCGGATGTTCGCCCTTGAGTGTACCGACAGCGATCCGCTCAGCGGCCGCTGGCAGGAAAAAGGACAAATCGTCACCCCGTTCGATACCTTCGCCCTCGACGCCACCACTTTCTGCCATCAAGGGAAACGCTGGTATTTATGGGCGCAGAAAGACCCGCAGATCGCCGGCAATACCAATCTCTATCTGGCGGAGCTGGAAAACCCGTGGACGCTAAAAGGCGCGCCGCTCATGCTGAGCAAGCCGGAGTTCGCCTGGGAATGCCGGGGATTTATGGTCAATGAGGGACCTGCGGTGCTGGTACACGGCGATAAGCTGTTTATCAGCTATTCCGCCAGCGCGACCGATGAAAACTACTGCATGGGATTATTATGGATCGACCGTGAAGCCGACCCGCTGGAGGCTGAAAACTGGCATAAATCCCCACAGCCGGTATTTCGTACCAGCTATGAAAACCGCCAGTATGGTCCCGGCCATAATAGCTTTACGCAAACGCCGGAGGGGGAAGATGTGCTGGTATACCACGCGCGCAACTACACCGAAATCGAAGGCGACCCGCTGTACGATCCTAACCGTCACACCCGGCTGAAGTTAGTGCGCTGGCAAGAAAACGGGATGCCCGACTTCGGCATCCCGCCTGCTGATACGCTGTAG
- a CDS encoding glycoside-pentoside-hexuronide (GPH):cation symporter: MTGNKLSLKEKIGYGMGDAGCNIIFGAIMLFVNYFYTDIFGLAPALVGVLLLSVRVIDAVTDPIMGAMADRTRSKYGRFRPWLLWMAFPYALFSVLMFTTPEWTYNSKVIYAFVTYFLLSITYTAINIPYCSLGTVMTSDPQERVACQSYRFVLVGIATLLLSLTLLPMAEWFGGADKAKGYQMAMTVLAFIGMCMFLFCFATVRERIRPAVQTNDELKKDLKDVWKNDQWVRILLLTLCNVCPGFIRMAATMYYVTWVMGQTTHFATLFISLGVVGMMIGSMLAKVLTDRWCKLQVFFWTNIVLAVFSCAFYFFNPHATTLILALYFLLNILHQIPSPLHWSLMSDVDDYGEWKTGKRITGISFSGNLFFLKVGLAVAGAMVGFLLSWYGYDAGAKQQSASALNGIVLLFSVIPGVGYLITAGVVRLLKVDRNLMRQIQSDLEKRRSNYSELNELQELKTSEHVRKA, encoded by the coding sequence ATGACAGGCAATAAACTTTCGCTGAAAGAAAAGATTGGCTACGGGATGGGCGATGCCGGATGTAACATTATCTTTGGCGCCATCATGTTGTTCGTTAACTATTTTTATACGGATATTTTTGGTCTTGCCCCGGCGCTGGTTGGGGTGTTGCTGCTTTCGGTGCGCGTCATCGACGCCGTCACCGACCCGATCATGGGGGCGATGGCCGACCGCACTCGCAGTAAATATGGCCGCTTTCGCCCATGGCTGCTGTGGATGGCCTTCCCCTACGCCCTGTTCAGCGTGCTGATGTTCACCACCCCGGAATGGACCTACAACAGCAAGGTTATCTATGCCTTCGTCACTTACTTCCTGCTGTCGATAACCTATACCGCGATTAACATCCCCTACTGCTCTTTGGGGACGGTGATGACATCCGACCCGCAAGAACGTGTCGCCTGCCAGTCATACCGCTTTGTGCTGGTCGGTATCGCGACGCTTCTGCTCTCGCTGACTCTGCTGCCTATGGCGGAGTGGTTCGGCGGCGCTGATAAAGCCAAAGGTTATCAAATGGCGATGACCGTATTGGCGTTCATCGGCATGTGTATGTTTTTGTTCTGCTTCGCCACAGTACGCGAGCGCATCCGCCCGGCGGTCCAAACCAACGACGAGCTGAAAAAAGATCTCAAGGACGTGTGGAAAAACGACCAGTGGGTTCGCATTTTGCTCTTAACCCTGTGCAACGTTTGCCCCGGCTTTATCCGCATGGCCGCCACCATGTACTACGTCACCTGGGTGATGGGGCAAACTACCCACTTCGCCACCCTGTTTATCAGCCTTGGCGTGGTCGGCATGATGATCGGCAGCATGCTGGCGAAAGTGCTGACTGACCGCTGGTGTAAACTGCAGGTCTTTTTCTGGACCAACATTGTACTGGCGGTCTTCTCCTGCGCATTCTACTTCTTTAATCCGCATGCCACGACGCTGATTCTGGCACTCTACTTCCTGCTCAATATCCTGCATCAAATCCCGTCGCCGCTGCACTGGTCGCTGATGTCCGACGTTGATGACTACGGCGAGTGGAAAACCGGTAAACGGATCACCGGCATCAGCTTCTCCGGCAATCTGTTCTTCCTGAAAGTGGGGCTGGCGGTCGCCGGGGCCATGGTGGGTTTCCTGCTGTCGTGGTACGGCTACGATGCCGGCGCGAAGCAGCAAAGCGCCTCGGCGCTAAACGGTATCGTGCTGCTGTTCTCTGTGATCCCCGGCGTTGGCTACCTGATTACCGCAGGCGTCGTACGCCTGCTGAAAGTTGACCGCAATCTGATGCGCCAAATCCAGAGCGATCTGGAAAAACGCCGCAGTAACTACAGCGAACTGAATGAACTCCAGGAATTGAAAACCAGTGAACACGTAAGGAAAGCCTGA
- the aroP gene encoding aromatic amino acid transporter AroP, translating into MMEGQQHGDRLKRGLKNRHIQLIALGGAIGTGLFLGSASVIQSAGPGIILGYAIAGFIAFLIMRQLGEMVVEEPVAGSFSHFAYKYWGGFAGFASGWNYWVLYVLVAMAELTAVGKYIQFWWPEIPTWASAAVFFIAINAINLTNVKVFGEMEFWFAIIKVVAVVAMILFGAWLLFSGNGGPQATVSNLWDQGGFLPHGFTGLVMMMAIIMFSFGGLELVGITAAEADNPEKSIPKATNQVIYRILIFYVGSLAVLLSLLPWTRVTADTSPFVLIFHELGDTLVANALNIVVLTAALSVYNSCVYCNSRMLFGLAQQGNAPKALLTLDKRGVPVNTIMVSAVVTALCVLINYLAPESAFGLLMALVVSALVINWAMISLAHIKFRRAKQQEGVKTRFPALFYPLGNWVCLLFMVAVLAIMLMTPGMAISVWLIPVWIAVLGVGYLFKQKSAGVVKAQ; encoded by the coding sequence ATGATGGAAGGTCAACAGCATGGCGATCGACTCAAGCGCGGCTTGAAGAACCGCCATATACAGCTCATTGCGCTAGGAGGCGCTATTGGTACGGGCTTATTCCTGGGTAGTGCGTCAGTGATTCAATCTGCAGGTCCTGGTATTATTCTCGGCTACGCTATCGCCGGGTTTATCGCCTTCCTGATCATGCGTCAACTCGGCGAGATGGTCGTCGAAGAACCGGTGGCCGGTTCATTCAGCCATTTTGCTTATAAATACTGGGGCGGCTTTGCCGGCTTTGCCTCCGGCTGGAACTATTGGGTGCTGTATGTGCTTGTCGCCATGGCGGAGCTGACCGCCGTGGGCAAATATATCCAGTTCTGGTGGCCGGAAATCCCTACCTGGGCCTCCGCGGCGGTCTTCTTCATCGCCATTAACGCCATTAACCTGACCAACGTAAAAGTGTTCGGCGAAATGGAGTTCTGGTTCGCGATTATTAAAGTCGTCGCGGTAGTGGCCATGATTCTGTTCGGCGCCTGGTTGTTGTTCAGCGGCAACGGCGGCCCGCAGGCGACGGTCAGTAACCTGTGGGATCAGGGCGGTTTCCTGCCGCACGGCTTCACCGGGCTGGTAATGATGATGGCGATCATTATGTTCTCCTTCGGCGGCCTGGAACTGGTGGGTATCACCGCGGCGGAAGCGGACAACCCGGAAAAGAGCATCCCGAAAGCCACTAACCAGGTTATCTACCGTATCCTTATTTTCTATGTAGGCTCCCTGGCCGTGCTGCTCTCACTGCTGCCGTGGACGCGCGTCACCGCCGATACCAGCCCGTTCGTCCTGATCTTCCACGAACTCGGCGACACGCTGGTGGCAAACGCCCTCAACATCGTAGTGCTGACCGCCGCGCTCTCGGTTTACAACAGCTGCGTATACTGTAACAGCCGTATGCTGTTCGGCCTGGCGCAGCAGGGTAATGCGCCGAAAGCGCTGCTGACCCTCGATAAACGCGGCGTACCGGTCAACACCATTATGGTATCCGCCGTAGTCACCGCGCTGTGCGTGCTGATCAACTACCTGGCGCCGGAATCGGCGTTCGGACTGCTGATGGCGCTGGTTGTCTCCGCGCTAGTGATTAACTGGGCGATGATTAGCCTCGCGCACATCAAATTCCGTCGCGCCAAGCAGCAGGAAGGCGTGAAAACACGTTTCCCGGCGCTGTTCTACCCGTTGGGTAACTGGGTATGCCTGCTGTTTATGGTCGCGGTACTGGCCATCATGCTGATGACCCCGGGGATGGCGATTTCGGTGTGGCTGATACCGGTATGGATTGCCGTTCTCGGCGTTGGCTATCTGTTTAAACAGAAAAGCGCCGGCGTCGTAAAAGCACAATAA
- the pdhR gene encoding pyruvate dehydrogenase complex transcriptional repressor PdhR, which yields MAYSKIRQPKLSDVIEQQLEFLILEGTLRPGEKLPPERELAKQFDVSRPSLREAIQRLEAKGLLLRRQGGGTFVQSSLWQSFSDPLVELLSDHPESQFDLLETRHALEGIAAYYAALRSNDEDRDRIRELHQAIERAQQSGDLDAESGAVVQYQIAVTEAAHNVVLLHLLRCMEPMLAQNVRQNFELLYARREMLPLVSNHRTRIFEAIMAGEPEQAREASHRHLAFIEEILLDRSREQSRRERSLRRLQQRKDENSGS from the coding sequence ATGGCCTACAGCAAGATCCGCCAACCAAAACTTTCTGATGTGATAGAGCAGCAGCTGGAGTTTCTGATTCTTGAGGGGACGTTGCGCCCCGGTGAAAAACTCCCGCCTGAACGCGAACTGGCAAAACAGTTCGACGTTTCCCGTCCCTCGCTCCGTGAGGCGATTCAACGCCTCGAAGCCAAGGGCCTGTTGCTTCGTCGCCAGGGCGGTGGAACCTTTGTACAAAGCAGCCTGTGGCAGAGCTTTAGCGACCCGTTGGTCGAGCTCCTGTCCGACCACCCTGAATCCCAATTCGATTTGCTGGAAACCCGTCACGCGCTGGAAGGCATCGCGGCTTATTACGCGGCGCTGCGCAGCAATGATGAAGATCGCGACCGTATTCGCGAGCTGCATCAAGCCATTGAGCGGGCCCAACAGTCCGGCGATCTCGACGCCGAATCCGGCGCTGTCGTCCAGTACCAAATCGCCGTCACCGAAGCGGCGCACAATGTGGTGTTGCTCCATCTGCTAAGGTGTATGGAGCCGATGCTGGCACAGAACGTTCGTCAGAACTTTGAATTGCTGTATGCCCGCCGGGAAATGCTCCCGTTGGTCAGCAACCATCGTACTCGCATTTTCGAGGCGATAATGGCCGGGGAGCCGGAGCAGGCGCGTGAGGCGTCGCACCGTCACCTGGCGTTCATTGAGGAAATTTTGCTGGATCGTAGCCGTGAACAGAGTCGTAGAGAACGTTCACTGCGTCGTTTACAGCAACGAAAGGACGAGAACTCCGGTTCTTAA
- the aceE gene encoding pyruvate dehydrogenase (acetyl-transferring), homodimeric type yields the protein MSERFQNDVDPIETRDWQQAIESVIREEGVERAQYLIDQLLSEARKGGVKVAAGAAAHNYVNTIAVEDEPEYPGNLELERRIRSAIRWNAIMTVLRASKKDLELGGHMASYQSSATFYEVCFNHFFRARTEKDGGDLVYFQGHISPGVYARAFLEGRLTEEQMNNFRQEVHGNGLSSYPHPKLMPEFWQFPTVSMGLGPLGAIYQAKFLKYLEHRGLKDTSAQTVYAFLGDGEMDEPESKGAITIATREKLDNLVFVINCNLQRLDGPVTGNGKIINELEGIFGGAGWNVIKVIWGGRWDELLRKDTSGKLIQLMNETVDGDYQTFKSKDGAYVREHFFGKYPETAALVADWTDEQIWALNRGGHDPKKVYAALKKAQETKGQPTVILAHTIKGYGMGDTAEGKNIAHQVKKMNMDGVRYVRDRFNVPVADADIEKLPYVTFPEGSEEHTYLHAQREKLNGYLPTRQPKFTEKLELPTLADFSALLEEQNKEISTTIAFVRALNVMLKNKSIKDRLVPIIADEARTFGMEGLFRQIGIYSPNGQQYTPQDREQVAYYKEDEKGQILQEGINELGAGASWLAAATSYSTNDLPMIPFYIYYSMFGFQRIGDLCWAAGDQQARGFLIGGTSGRTTLNGEGLQHEDGHSHIQSLTIPNCISYDPSYAYEVAVIMHDGLVRMYGEAQENVYYYITTLNENYHMPAMPEGAEEGIRKGIYKLETLEGSKGKVQLLGSGSILRHVREAAQILAKDYGVGSDVYSVTSFTELARDGQDCERWNMLHPLETPRVPYIAQVMNDAPAVASTDYMKLFAEQVRTYVPADDYRVLGTDGFGRSDSRENLRHHFEVDASYVVVAALGELAKRGEIDKKVVADAIAKFDIDAEKVNPRLA from the coding sequence ATGTCAGAACGTTTCCAGAATGACGTGGATCCGATCGAAACTCGCGACTGGCAACAGGCGATCGAATCGGTCATCCGTGAAGAAGGTGTTGAGCGTGCTCAGTATCTGATCGACCAGCTTCTTTCTGAGGCCCGCAAAGGCGGCGTGAAAGTAGCGGCCGGTGCGGCAGCGCATAATTACGTCAACACTATTGCCGTTGAAGATGAACCGGAATACCCGGGCAATCTGGAGCTGGAACGCCGTATTCGTTCAGCGATCCGTTGGAACGCCATCATGACCGTTCTGCGCGCATCGAAGAAAGATCTGGAGCTGGGTGGCCACATGGCATCCTACCAGTCTTCCGCTACCTTCTACGAAGTTTGCTTCAACCACTTCTTCCGTGCGCGCACTGAGAAAGACGGCGGCGATCTGGTTTACTTCCAGGGCCACATCTCTCCGGGCGTATATGCACGTGCCTTCCTGGAAGGTCGTCTGACTGAAGAGCAGATGAACAACTTCCGTCAGGAAGTTCACGGTAATGGTCTGTCCTCTTATCCGCACCCGAAACTGATGCCGGAATTCTGGCAGTTCCCGACCGTATCAATGGGGCTGGGGCCGTTGGGCGCAATCTATCAGGCTAAATTCCTGAAATATCTGGAACACCGTGGTCTGAAAGACACCTCTGCGCAAACCGTTTACGCCTTCCTGGGCGATGGCGAGATGGATGAGCCGGAATCTAAAGGCGCTATCACCATCGCGACCCGTGAAAAACTGGATAACCTGGTCTTCGTCATCAACTGCAACCTGCAGCGTCTGGACGGCCCGGTCACCGGTAACGGTAAAATCATTAACGAACTGGAAGGCATCTTCGGTGGTGCTGGCTGGAACGTTATCAAGGTTATCTGGGGCGGTCGTTGGGATGAGCTGCTGCGTAAAGACACCAGCGGTAAGCTGATTCAGCTGATGAACGAAACCGTTGACGGCGACTACCAGACCTTCAAATCCAAAGACGGCGCCTACGTTCGTGAGCACTTCTTCGGTAAATATCCGGAAACCGCCGCGCTGGTTGCCGACTGGACTGACGAGCAGATCTGGGCCCTGAACCGTGGCGGTCACGATCCGAAGAAAGTCTACGCTGCACTGAAAAAAGCGCAGGAAACCAAAGGCCAGCCGACCGTGATTCTGGCGCATACCATTAAAGGTTATGGTATGGGCGACACCGCGGAAGGTAAAAACATCGCGCACCAGGTTAAGAAAATGAACATGGACGGCGTTCGCTACGTCCGCGATCGTTTCAACGTGCCGGTGGCTGATGCCGATATCGAAAAACTGCCGTACGTGACCTTCCCGGAAGGTTCTGAAGAGCACACTTACCTGCACGCTCAACGTGAAAAGCTGAACGGCTACCTGCCGACTCGTCAGCCGAAATTCACTGAGAAACTGGAGCTGCCGACCCTGGCCGACTTCAGCGCGCTGCTGGAAGAGCAAAACAAAGAAATCTCTACCACTATCGCTTTCGTTCGTGCCCTGAACGTGATGCTGAAGAACAAGTCGATCAAAGATCGTCTGGTGCCGATCATCGCCGATGAAGCGCGTACTTTCGGTATGGAAGGTCTGTTCCGTCAGATCGGTATCTACAGCCCGAACGGCCAGCAGTACACCCCGCAGGACCGTGAGCAGGTTGCATACTACAAAGAAGACGAGAAAGGCCAGATTCTGCAGGAAGGTATTAACGAGCTGGGCGCAGGCGCATCCTGGCTGGCTGCTGCGACCTCCTACAGCACCAACGACCTGCCGATGATTCCGTTCTACATCTACTACTCGATGTTCGGCTTCCAGCGTATCGGCGATCTGTGCTGGGCGGCTGGCGATCAGCAGGCTCGCGGCTTCCTGATTGGCGGTACTTCCGGTCGTACTACGCTGAACGGCGAAGGTCTGCAGCACGAAGATGGTCACAGCCACATTCAGTCGCTGACTATCCCGAACTGTATCTCCTACGACCCGTCTTACGCGTACGAAGTCGCTGTCATCATGCATGACGGTCTGGTACGTATGTACGGCGAAGCGCAAGAGAACGTTTACTACTACATCACTACACTGAACGAAAACTACCACATGCCGGCCATGCCGGAAGGCGCCGAGGAAGGTATCCGTAAAGGTATCTACAAACTCGAAACCCTCGAAGGTAGCAAAGGTAAAGTTCAGCTGCTGGGCTCCGGTTCTATCCTGCGTCACGTTCGTGAAGCAGCGCAGATCCTGGCGAAAGATTACGGCGTAGGTTCTGACGTGTATAGCGTCACCTCCTTCACCGAACTGGCGCGTGATGGCCAGGATTGCGAACGCTGGAACATGCTGCACCCGCTGGAAACTCCGCGCGTACCGTACATCGCTCAGGTGATGAACGACGCTCCGGCTGTAGCATCCACTGACTATATGAAACTGTTCGCCGAGCAGGTTCGTACTTACGTACCGGCTGATGATTACCGCGTACTGGGTACCGATGGCTTCGGTCGTTCCGACAGCCGTGAAAACCTGCGTCACCACTTCGAAGTTGATGCTTCCTACGTGGTCGTTGCGGCGCTGGGCGAACTGGCTAAACGTGGTGAAATCGATAAGAAAGTTGTGGCTGACGCCATTGCTAAATTCGACATCGATGCAGAAAAAGTTAACCCGCGTCTGGCGTAA